One Heteronotia binoei isolate CCM8104 ecotype False Entrance Well chromosome 3, APGP_CSIRO_Hbin_v1, whole genome shotgun sequence genomic window, CCAGAATTCTAGTTTGTACACCTGTTTTCCTTTGTGATCAATTATCCTAgctgggcttggggagggggtgaaTTCGGCATGGAGTATGGTTAGAATATCAGATGAGGATCTGGGATAGCTGGGTTCATATCCCCACTCCGCTGCTGAAGCTTATGGaacaaccttgggccagtcacacactctcagcctaacctatctaacaggttgttgggaagataaaatggaggatagaaTTATGTAAGCACCTTAggtctccattgggaagaaagatggTATATAAAATACATTCACTTGCCCAGCAATCATCCTTAGAATTATAGTGAGCATGTTTCCCTAATTTTCACAAGCAACATTTTGAAGTCCACTCAtgaaaattcatagaatcatagttggacgggacctccaaggtcatctaggtCCAATCCTCTGCATGCCGGAAAGTCACAAATATTTCCCCTCACATCCCCAGTTAGACCTGTCTCAAATAAATTATATTAGTGATATTTAATATTGCATAAATAGTTCTGATTATTGTGGTGCTACATGGTTCTGTATTGGATTAGCCTTTGTTTGAACTGTGGTTTTTTCATTCTGGTACTCAtaatttcatagaatcagcattgctgtcagacggccatctagcctctgtttgaaatccttcaaagaaggaaagcccactacctcccaaggaagcctgttccactgaggaaccattcaaaCCTTCCTAaagtttagttgaaaactcttttgagagctagtgtggtgtagcagcGCTTAcatgcagggactcttatctgggagaaccatgcttgattccccactccttcacctgcaactgctggagtgaccttgggtaagtcataACTCTGTCAAGAGTCATTTTCTCAATAGTAGTTTCTGTTAgcggtctctcagctccacctacctcacagggtgtctgttgtggggaagggaaaggaaaggagattgcaaactgttctgagactccttcaggtagttgagggcagggtataaatccagtcttttcAAAGAACAAGTATAATGAAAGGCCatcactcagtggtagagcatttgcatagcatgcagaaggtcccaggttcaacccccagcatctccagttaaaaggaccaggcagtaagtgaggtgattggaaagacctctgcctgagaccctggaaaacagctgctagtctgagtagatacTAGTGAcagtgatggaccaagggtctgattcagtataaggcagcttcctgtatcCGCAGAATGATAAAGTGCAAACTGGATGGTCTCTGCTTCAAAAGATGCCAGTCTGTAACAAAACtgaagcctttttaaaaataacctaTTTGACAGGAATTACGCACCGCTATAGTTTGAGAATCAATGGAAAACTGATCTTGGATGGGAGATATCCATGCTCAGCTATGACAAACATAAACAGACACATACTTTCAGCCCAAACTACCAAATGTTCTGAAGATAAAATGTGTTAACATACGTGCTGCCCTTAGCAAATCTCTTGGAGGAAAAGCTGGATACATAATCTTTATACAGGTGTAAAGGTATTGTAACTGTCTAGAAATCATTCATCTGGATTACAGCCACACATAATTGGAAGGTTAATTTAGTGTAAGTAATTATTCATAGAAGAGCAAATTATTTGTATGTGTAAAGTCCCAAATTCAGCTCCTGACACCTCTACAGTCAAAAAGAATTTCAAGCAGGAAAACACTGGAGAGATACCAACAAGTTAAATGAATTTGGGCCAGAGGTGGACCAGTGAAGCAGTGCAGAACTCAGATAATTCCTTGTATTGTCTAATACAAAAACACTACTTATTGATAAGAATCCTGATACTGCCTCTCTTTCAAGGTCCTACCATGTTTCCAAAGTATTTTTATTGTAATGGTGCTACATAGCTTATTTAACCTATCATGAGTTCCAAACAATTGCCCTCTCCTAAACAGTTCTATCAGATTATGAATAAAATTCATATACCTAAGATATAACTTTCCAAACATGCACACACTCGCTTTTCCATCCATCTCTCAGAAATGTCACAATTAAAATTATTTCAATACTTATCAGAAAAGCAATATTGGGGATTCAACTGCCATCGGATTTCCACCTTTAGAATTCAACATTAAAGGAGATTAATTTCACAGTATGGTAACCAAACATAGCTAAGTACACGTTCATGCTGAAACAGTTTCCACTAGAAGCACAATAAATTTAAAGAACTGACAGTATTAATGTGAAAAGTATTATACCAAATGTGTTATGTAATAGCAATTTAATTCCCTTTGAAAATATCAAGACTGCAATATAAAACACTAAGGAGTCACAAAGCAAGTCCAGAATTTGTAAATATTTATATGACTATGTTAGTCTTTATTGAACTTTTCAGGTGCACCACTCCCACTCAAGCTGGAAAAGCGCATTCTTTTAGTTGATCTGCTTGTTAATCAGTGATAGagatttttaaaacttcataTTAACGTCTTAAATACTCCAAATCAGACTGTACGAAAAGTCTCTCCAGTTGTACCTTATAATTTGTGGAATTTTAAGTtcaaaataaaactttactctTTAACATAAGATTTTTGTAATGTAAAAATATTCTAAGTTTGTATCAACATAACTGTTCAGCATTTATTCTTGCCAGGGCAACCCTAACCTTTCAAAATGTTTAATTACAAGAGAACAGTGCAAGTTTTCCAAATCAATGAATAACTTAAATTTGGTGCCACCCAGTGTTTAACTTCAGCATTACCACTACCAAATACATAATAGCAGTTCAAacatacataatttttaaaatttattctcTCTCCACTATGGCAAGTTTATCTGTGGAAGAGAGGAAATTTAATATCAAAACCAGTATAAAAGTAACATGCACCTAAACTTAAAAAGCATATCCAGGCATTATGAACTTTAATGAAGACCCCTGCCCTTTACTATTATCAAAATCTTACAAGTTGACTTCAAGTTTAAGGGATAATAGGAAATGACACTGCACTGGCAGATGCAACACTAACCTGAACTGGGTATTTAATCAAAATACATGATAATTAAAGggcaatcaatttttttttatttgagaaCACAGGTTTAGTGAAATTTAGTGGCAAAAACAGATGAAGCAAACATGGGAGTCATAGTAAGTATATTTACACTCAGATGTAAAAGTCTAATTGGTAGAGAGAAAAATAGCTGTAATATTTCATTTGCAAGTCCAACATTATCTGTTTCTTAAAGAAATATAAATACTTAAACATTGGGCAATAGATGGGTTTCCTGTAACTACAAATGTTATGCAGTTTCAGTCTTCTTAAGGATAGGGACTTGAAACAAACTAATTCTTGAGGTGGAAAGTTGGAATGTATACTTCCCAGTTCCATTTAGATCTGTAAGAAAAAGGGATATAATTATATCATCATGACGATGAATCTTAATTTAAGCTCAGATAATCAGTATTACATAAAGTAATTAAATGCACAACTGATTTGATTTTTGGCCACCTGAACTACTTTTCCCATGTTATAAAAACTGCCTTTGTAGGACATGTGCAATTCTCTCTCACTGCAATTAATGATATAGAAATAATTAACTTAACTTGGTTTGCAATTGAAGACATTTTGGTTAGCTTCCATTTCTACATCTGAAAAAGTATTACTATCTACATGGTTTGGCAAGTTCAACAATATTAAATTTTAGGGATCCAAAAGTGCAGCATAAAAGGCATAACTCCAATGCAAGGTAACAGATTTGTATCCATCTGAATGAACACTGGAATACCTCTGAATAAACTACTAAGCAACTAGCAATCTGCACAGCTTTAAGATTAGAAATTTCAAGGTTTTAGCACACTTTCCTAGAATCATCATACAAATAGCTGAATACTTCCCAGTACAACTACTTACATCATcgatatcttcatcatcatctccaaTATCATCAAACTGGATTTCATCATCGTCACCAGGTCCAAATGTGTCCGTTTCATTAATTTTGGCTAAGTAAGAGAATGATAGTGAGCACACAGTAGAAATTCCACTGGAATTTTCCCCCCTTTGTTCCCAAAGCCTTCTGATTTGTGGTTGAGAAATTCTCACCATGCTCTGGAAGTTCTCCATATGCCTTCAGACTTCTGGCTTCATCTGCATTGTATTTTAGAATAACATCAGCCTTgttatccttaaaaaaaaaattgtaacattaaaaaacaaataaCTGACATTAAAAAGTAACATTAAGTAACAAAAAAGAGCTTCTTCATAAAGCTTTGCCACTTAAAGATTAATAACTACTGTCATACTTTGGACAAGCAGGCATTTTGCACTTCATTGTGATATGTGTTTTCACTGGCAAGATTTTATATCTTGACTATAAAGTACCACAATAAGTAAAAGCACTGTTTGTTGCAACCAACTGGCATctctggtggtagaaagtgccttaTGACAACCCTCTCAAGACATgagaagaacagaggtggttagccattgcctgcctctatacaGCAATcatggaattccttggtggtgtcccaatccaatgttccctctaagcttgtgagcaaaaattctactttttgagctactagcattaaagttatgagcaagcaatttggctactgcataaattagtttgctctggggcaatccTTCCTGACCagtgcaaaaatgtgtgagctggagactaaaaaatgtgagctagctcacactaactcagagggaacaatGGTACTAACCAGGGTCCACCCAggttaacttctgagatctgatgagactagactagcctgggccaaccaGGTCAGGGTTACACTTCTAAAAACTTGAACACTGATAGTTTTGTACTACAATCTGCATTATTAACaacacaatcctaaggggggggggctgaaagtgctttgggagcaaactaaCCACTACACCGGCAGAAATGTGAGTTGTGCCATTCTAACTCCCTCCCTGTTGGTGCAAATGGGACATACACCACTCTATGCCCGCCTCAGAGCCCACTGTGGTTGCTGGCATAGTGGCGCCATGCCCAGCCAGCGGAGGAACTGGGGCACACGCTGCTACTCCGGCATACAAGGGGGCAGCCCCAGGGGCATGGCCACCATTAGCTCCCTAAGATCTTTCAACGGGGGAATGCCCCCCACAAGAGGCATAAAGTTACGATGATAATGCAGACATATCCCAGAGACCCATGAATCCCGAAAACAAAGTTTGCTGCTCTCAACGCAGCCTCGAAAGCCCTTTGGGATCCGACTAAATGGCACATCAATCCCTGCAAGCCCTTGGTGGGACGAGCCCCCTCTGCAGcatccaatcacagcccccccacACAAAGCCTTCCAGCCTGCACAACTCTTTAGGTAGGGTATGGCACACAGCATGGGACTCTGCCGGGAAGCTCCCTGATGCGCAGACTTAAGAGGGCCAAGGCACTTTGATGGTGGACACTGCACAACAAGGGCGCTTAGACAGTATAGGGAGAGCTCTTTGACTTGAGAGGAGGAGaacaaggtctctcccctggggctaaccgATCTCATATCCAGGACTCAACAGACACCCAGTCTTCAGATGCTTAGTGTACAAGAAcggtcacccatggctgggtaagcaGGACTGTGCAcccccaatctcctcctcctcccctcgctcAAGGCTGGGTGGTGCGACAGTGTCTCCGGCACTTGGACCAGGCAGCAGGCTCAGGCAGGGGGCGGCTGCCCCCCCCTCCGCTGCCAACCCCCTTctcttggtctgtcctctgcctcagatgcctgtggggaggtgggttCAGTCCCTTTGAGAGAGTCCCCAGCTGAAACACAGCCTCCTGCTCCAGCTGCCACCCcttcaggtgctcttgatctctgtctttgttttgcaggtgggaattcaacacagaggcttctgtatGTGGcgctccaacccccccccactCGGTCAGCTGTTCCTGTCTGCCTCTCTGAGTGGAGCCCTGCCCCCTGCGAGACTGTCCACATTGTACCTGCGATACCATTGCACTCGGTTCCAGCACAatgaagtctgagctgtgccctacTTTGTCTTTCcttcttggcatctgctgcacactCCCTgtgcccctccctctcccctctacCACTCTGTCCGTGGGGTCCCCGAGGGAATGTCTTGGAGGGATGACTCGCttgtttctttgggggggggggtaactatGAGCCACCTCCACgagaggctggacaggggagccGGAGGGTCCTTCCCAACCTCGTTCCATGGCACACAGCAGAGGAGAGTGCAGGGGGGGGACAATGCAATGGGCAACTGGCTGATGCCTTGCACTCTGTGTCCTGCTGCCACCAGGGGAGGGGTTCCCCTCAAGCAGTGGGGAGTATCAGGGCGAGACTCTGTGTCCATGCCGGGAAGGACTTCCCTGTGGGATTTGATAGCATGCCGAGACTTGTCTGCTCATTCCAGtacacacattttgcctggtttccctgaTTGCAGACTCCTGCACTATGTTTTCCATTTGTATATGGCTCGCGGGAAGGGCACATGACTCCCCTCACCTGCTTGCCATTGGCACGAGTATTTGACAGTGGGTGGGCACAGCTGAGGGAATGGCCAATCTCGCAGGTCCtaacttccccttccctcccccctccaccttgGCAGTGAGCCAGGCTTCTCTCTCATACGCATGCACACCCAACCTCACTCCTGTCCTCCCCCATCTGCCACAATATATGATGAAAAAATACAATACTCACCTACTGTACATGGTGGTAGTAACAACCATGATAATTTCCATAAAGCTTTTTAAACACTCAAATACTACATTAATACCAAGTAAGCTCATCATGTCATATTCTGATAGTTTACCATTTTAAAATTACAGTGTAATACTAAACAGTTACTCTAGGATAAGCTCACAGAAATCAAGCATGTtgactttccttctttccccagcctCAACCTGTCACAAACACTGTAAGCAATGTTGCCAAGGGATGGGCCTGTGCTACTGGATCTATCTTTTCAGTGGTCCTACAGACCTCTCCTACATACTCCATCCCCTTCTGCCCATACCAACACCTGGCATGAAGTTGAACAGTGTCTCACAAGTGAACAAAGAAAAGGTGAGGGGGAGCCAACATGGGTCACTGATAGAAAGGCTTCAATACAAACTATCCTCATATTTTCATGCTCCACAACCATTTACTGAATCCAAATCTACTTTTTCCTATATGCAGGCAGTAGAGCTGGGTTCTAGTAAGCAAGATCTTGGCCAATATTACTAGCCTCATTCAGTGAAAGCCACAGACTCTCTTTGATCCAAGTATTTCATTATTTGCTTTGAACTGGGTGTGATTTAGCCTTTAAATACAACTCCACACAATTAGCTAATCTATGTCTCTTCTCCTCAATACATCATTTTGAAATGGGGAGTATATAAAATGTATTTATACCAAAATGCAAGGTTATTTTGGAATTGTCATAGTCATACTTTCTCTATAAAAAAGATACTTTATTGACTCACATCAGTGCTTTAGAATTCAGTTACATAAACCAAACAAAGCAAAGAATTGTTACCTGGTAGTCTCTTAAACCCACCAATATGATATCTGATGTATTTATCCAAACCTAAAAAACAAAGCAAGAAATTGAAGAATTCTTACAAGATCTTTcgcatttttaattaaaaaattaacattaagAAAAGCACAACATTTTGCTGAAAGTTAACAAAATGTGTTACATTTATTTCTGACCCCTTCCTCTATGTCAAGGCTGGTTGGTCTCAGTACTGAACAGTTGAAATAATCTGTAAGGTTGATTATGGTTAACAAAAAGTTTCATATTCATGGAAGTAATACAACTGGACTGGATAGTTTCAATCAAGGACACCTCTCAGGTGCTGAACTAGAGTGTGAGGTCACACTATGTATCAAGCCACTGAAGAATGCTTAGAGCTTAATTCACAAGCAGTTCTTatcactatgggcgttttcgcactcacgttcagccggcgcgacccccctcttcaccgcgcaggatctgcgcggatttcgcactaaatgccgcggagcagccagaagagctggaaactcccatcacaaaagccgcgcaaaaggaaactgctttttggcggtttacgtttgagcggcttttgcgccgggagtttccggcgcaaaaggctgctccgcgggatttagtgtgaaatccgcgcagatcctgcgcggtgaagaggggggtcgcgccggctgaacgtgagtgcgaaaacgccctacgtGTGTAAATGTTCCTCATGCATGCTTGAACAAACAACCCATAAAGAGCAACTAGGCATAGTATTTGGGATTCAATATAATCTGGATCACCTCTTCTTGCATTGCTATTGCAAGGCAATGAGGACACATCTCCTTGCTGTAGTGCAAGTCTGCCCACAATGCTAGATTGCAGCCATCAGAGGGAATGGTAGCTGAAGAGAATGTGATGTATAGAAGAAAAAGATG contains:
- the EIF1AX gene encoding eukaryotic translation initiation factor 1A, X-chromosomal, coding for MPKNKGKGGKNRRRGKNENESEKRELVFKEDGQEYAQVIKMLGNGRLEALCFDGVKRLCHIRGKLRKKVWINTSDIILVGLRDYQDNKADVILKYNADEARSLKAYGELPEHAKINETDTFGPGDDDEIQFDDIGDDDEDIDDI